A genomic stretch from Halichoerus grypus chromosome 7, mHalGry1.hap1.1, whole genome shotgun sequence includes:
- the SPATA45 gene encoding spermatogenesis-associated protein 45, translating to MTSMNRTSEIITKLKESEQCLLKEINEKRESNCLVERSNQVSLLRVQKRHFSGAYMPSTHTQIKEYVPDSGRSSWLTLSLLAHTEKKHFPAKNNAIFG from the exons ATGACTTCTATGAACAGAACCAGTGAAATAATTACAAAGCTCAAAGAAAGCGAACAATGTCTCCTGAAGGAGATAAATGAAAAGCGTGAATCCAACTGCCTTGTGGAAAGAAGCAATCAAGTCAGTTTACTGAGAGTTCAAAAGAGGCATTTCAGTGGTGCCTATATGCCCTCAACTCACACCCAAATCAAAGAATATGTTCCTGATAGTGGCAGGAGCTCCTGGCTCACACTGAGTCTCCTTGCTCACACGGAGAAAAAGCACTTTCCTGCAAAAA ataatgcCATATTTGGATAA